The stretch of DNA CTGTTATAAGGAATACCGAACATACGACTAGCCTGCGACGTGGTTAATTTCTTCTCCCAAACATGCTGCAAGGCCATCGTCAGCTCATTATTCGTCCACGATCTGGGCGGACCGCCACGCGGCGCGCTATGCTGCCCTTTCGGTCTATTCGTCGCGTACGCGCGGGCGTTGTGATCGTTCCATCTACGCGGCGCGTCGCCGTCGCTTCGATGCTTCTTCGCCTTCTTGCTGGGCGGCGGACCGAGGTTCGGGGTGCCGAACAGACTCTGCAATGCCTCCGGCTTGAAATTGTCTGCGAGAAGCGAGTCCGTGAGAAGGTTGCTTCGGTCGTATGTGCCGGTGTGTGGAAAGAGCCCGCCGCCGAGGCCGTCCAGCGTTGGCGTGAACATCGCTGCGATGGAACTGCGCCGAGGTAGCATCGGCGAATCCcgctgctgctgttgcggcTGCTGCTGATACGGATGCGATTTGCCGGGCCCGTGCGGACTGTCCTCGCGCGGATGATGCGCCTggagcggcggcggcggcagttGGCTCTGCGGATGCCCGGGCAGCCATTGGCTCGCCAGCTGGCCGAGGCTTGTCAGGTACTCGGGTGGATGCGGCTGCGGCAACGACAACGTCGACATCGTCGGTAGCGTAACGGTGGCAACCGCCGCCGCTACAGCCGCCGACGCGACGATGTCCTGCACGGGGCCGTCGGGATGCAGCAGGCTCGTCCCCGTAAGCGGCGAGCCGCGAGGACTGCTCGTCGCCTCGCTGCCCTCCGTCTTCACGTGATGCTGATCCATTCCGCTCGGCGACAAGGGTTTCTTCATCGATAGATTTTCCGCCATGTCCTCCTGTAgatgctgctgttgctgctgctgttgatTCTGTGCGTTATTGATAGATTGCTGTTGATGATGCTGAGATaattgttgttgttgctgctgctgctgctgctgctgttgttgttgctgctgctgctgcgtcTGATGCTGACCACCGCTGAGATTGAGAATTCCGCTCGGCAGCGGACTCAAACAGGCCGGCGGGCTCGAGCGTCTGCTCAGATCTTGCGGTACCAACTCGCTGGATCGTCGGCGCGGACGCGCTTGCTTTCGGCGCGCCATTAACGGAGAGCCGCAGCTCTCCCGGATGCCGAAGTTCATGTGACTGATCAGCGGCAGCTTGGCAACCGTCTGGTCCCTCGTTGGTTGAAACAGGATAGGCGGCATTTCCCTCGTGCTCTCCAACGCGTTATCGTCCTCTTCGGGCGTGTCATGCCGCATGGCTTCCGGCATGGGTGACTCGCTCAGGAGGAGGTCGCGCGTCGgtgtcgacgacgacgacgacggtctGGGTCCCGCCGACACCGGCCTAGGCTCTGAGGATGACAATCCGCGCACTTGCAGGCACTCCGCGGCCTTCATCAGTGCCGGTAATTCCTCCTGAGCGATCTTCACCTCACCGCGATACATGAAGTCGATCAACGCGGATACCTCGTGACGCGAGAAGTCCTTCACGACGATTAAGGGGTGCTTGCACGGATGCTCCGCGAATATCCTTTCGAAGAATGGACTGCAACATAAAACTCCGTTGCGTGACGCAAACGCTGAAGTTGTCGATGAGTGCGAAGGATGGAGCAGGACGAGACGTGCGGAATAGGACGAATTAGGATGGATGAGCCCTTCTTCTTTCTCAACTCTGTTAGGAATCTGTCGCGAAGACATTTTTCCACTTGCTGTCTTTCGATGAGTTTACGCTAATTATATTACGGCACAATTCGCCTTTCGTATCGCGTTATTTGCGAAACGTTACATGCGTTCAGGCGAGGAACGGTTGCGTGTCTTCGCTCAGTAAGACAGAACGGTGGCCAGAAACCGCGGACAAAAAGCTACCGCAAGAATTAGCGCTCCTTCGCCGATCGAGCGACGGCGAATCAATCAGATGGTACAAGACTTTCGCTCGTTGTCAACTTTACGTCACACGTCCCGCGCACGGCGAAAGAAGAGAGCGTTGCGGTAATGTGTATAGATGGCGACGTGGCTCTGCCGTCCCGGGTAAACCACCAGGAAAGGAGCGGGGAAGAAATTTTTCACGGACAAGAAAGACATTCGCCGAGAGCGCAAGAACCACTCTCAATTTTAGTACGCGTCGCTTCTTTAAGATACGTTGTACACTTCCGTCGATCAATAAAACTCGACCGATCGTTTTCAATCGAGGCATGGAACCGCTACGGGAACAAGTAGTGTAGGAAGTTATTGTCATGAGATATAGAGGCGAGGAGTTAGAAAGCTTCGAGTCTTTGCTATCGAATTAATCTTTCTCGTTCTGCCATAAAAGCATTCTTTTTCTAATCGTCGCTATCCAGGCGTTTTACCTACGATGACATAAGTCACACTACTGGTATCGCGAATctattgtgtaaaaatttttctttttcgtctaTAAATGAAAGTTCCGTAGCATTATGTTTCTGCTATGTGTGTAGAATAATAgtgaaattgttattttaattgattttaattttaaagattgtTTTAATCTGTTAACTGGGCAAGACGAATTAACTTgtcgtgaaaattttaaaattacatttctacgGAAAGAtagatatatcatttttagtttTCATTCTCACCACGTAAGCACTACATCTTCTTTgttcttttacttttcttttatatgtatttatgaatttcacaCAGGAATCGCAAGTTATGCTCGAAAGCAAAGATTCATTATCCAGATGTGTGCGTTGCACGTAATGTAGCATTACGTATTATACTTTGTTCCAAGAAATATCATACTTTGCAGTAAAATAGTATtatgataaagaattttactCTTTAATTTTTGTCTAGCTCCTACGAATTTTGTCACGtatatacgaaaaaaataaattaagtcgTATTCGTATTTTCTGTGAACAAGACATTAACTCGTTTTTAGTGATTTTTAACCACATCATGTGatctttgattaaaaaataatgcagttaacaaattaaataaatatttttaatttattttccaatattgtttttaattccTCTGCAAATAAGCAAGatcgtaaatataaaataaagaattaaagacTTTCTCCTTTGGTCACACGGATCTTTTGCGAAAAAATCGTTAGATTGGCGATCGTCAGCCATTTTAAATAGATACAGAGAATGCAAAGTTCAGGAATAGTGGAATAAAGCCAGTTAAAATCGAATTTTGCGTAAAATTCttcggataaaataaaaattcacttGTTCCTCTTTGTAGACTTACCTGCAAGCGCTAAGGACGACCTTGTGTGCCTTGAAGCTGCCGTCGGCGCAGACTAACGTTACGTCGACTAGCATCTCCGCTTGCAGCAACGCCTCGAACGACTGCTGGATGTGGGCCTGATGATTGTGCCATCGTAGGGAATAATGCGGCAGTGCCATTCTGTCGGGGCTATCCCCGATACTCGACATTTTTCTTCCGCCGATGATGCCGGAAGCTGGTGTGACTTAGCGGAGCCGCCACCTTGTCCCGCCTCGTTCTCTCTCGTGCGACGTTCTCGTGATACAGTCCTTGTCTTCCATGCACACACACGCGTATTGTGCACGTATTTCGAAGAAATTCTCTTTGTCCCCCCTTTGCTGTTTCGCGCCGTGCCGTGCTCCTGTTATTCAAAAACATGGGGAGTTAGAGTCTAAAAATTTCCTAAGCAAGGAGAGgataaagaaaggaaaaagagaagaataaaCGACACGATGTTTCCGTCTAAAATTCCATCTAGAAAAAAGAGCCAAAGCTTTTTCCAAGAAAAGTGATTCTCATCTTTTCTCGTAGCTAAAAATTTCGGAGAATCTACGACACCATGCGCTTGTGccgatatatatacatataaagtcggaatattaaaagatttttataatttatattcgcgAAATATGGGAAACGATAAAATTACACCAATTGTCATTGCAATTTCCACCTTAgactaattttattcaataaatttcgacGAGATTGAGGCGAGATCATGAATAAGACAGAAGTTTTAAGAACTCTTCATTATTCATGTAATTGTCGGACAAtccattttattacaaatgtgacaaatatttttaattttcaagaaaaaattaaaatataaaaacaaaaagtaaaattaaaaaaaaaatatatggtgCTGTAGAAATTGTAGACGAAAAAACTAGAGAACGGCATAATGAATTGTATGCGTTTCCTGATAT from Linepithema humile isolate Giens D197 chromosome 2, Lhum_UNIL_v1.0, whole genome shotgun sequence encodes:
- the lov gene encoding protein jim lovell codes for the protein MSSIGDSPDRMALPHYSLRWHNHQAHIQQSFEALLQAEMLVDVTLVCADGSFKAHKVVLSACSPFFERIFAEHPCKHPLIVVKDFSRHEVSALIDFMYRGEVKIAQEELPALMKAAECLQVRGLSSSEPRPVSAGPRPSSSSSTPTRDLLLSESPMPEAMRHDTPEEDDNALESTREMPPILFQPTRDQTVAKLPLISHMNFGIRESCGSPLMARRKQARPRRRSSELVPQDLSRRSSPPACLSPLPSGILNLSGGQHQTQQQQQQQQQQQQQQQQQQLSQHHQQQSINNAQNQQQQQQQHLQEDMAENLSMKKPLSPSGMDQHHVKTEGSEATSSPRGSPLTGTSLLHPDGPVQDIVASAAVAAAVATVTLPTMSTLSLPQPHPPEYLTSLGQLASQWLPGHPQSQLPPPPLQAHHPREDSPHGPGKSHPYQQQPQQQQRDSPMLPRRSSIAAMFTPTLDGLGGGLFPHTGTYDRSNLLTDSLLADNFKPEALQSLFGTPNLGPPPSKKAKKHRSDGDAPRRWNDHNARAYATNRPKGQHSAPRGGPPRSWTNNELTMALQHVWEKKLTTSQASRMFGIPYNSLLMYVRGKYGKSLKLEQLRRDCIGANNSEIMNNNTVKPVQQSAQMSHPIPGLPLQHPGDNGGFPHRSLLGGNLSQPQGFYPADFATAPFPMPVNMVHLLPPSEQKTFESSANPSGDGGGGGDGSGSSGGGGDLANSQSSETPSPIVDHHHHHESSMQPQSSQSVPALLQQNGSD